The DNA sequence GCGCAACTGGATTTTTGCTGAGCCGAAACAAGCTTGTCAAGCCCGGAAGGGACTAACTACGGCAGTACAGAGAACCCGTCACATGCAGAGGTGTGCGACAATTAACGGGCATAAAAAACGCCGCACGAAAACCCCGGCTGCCGTACCAACTTGAACCGAGAATCAGTTGCAACTTCCGACTATCAAATTGACACACAAAGTTGCTCTGCTTATCGTAGTGCCTCTGGCCTCAGCCTTGCTTTTCGTCTCTCTTTTGATGACCAACTTAAATCAGGCAGAGCAAGACATAGAAGCGGAAACACACGCTTCCGAAATATTGATCCAGGTCAATCAGTCCATTCGTGATGCCATGGGCGCTTGTGGCGGCATGCTGATTTTGCGCATGTATCACGAACCTAAAGTCTTGCACGATACGACCGAATCGATTCGGAAGCTCAGAGAAGATAGTGAAAAATTGACCGAATTCGTTGATAAGTATCCAAACGAATCTGAAGGAATTAGAGAATTCATTCGCCGCCTCAAGATGGGCGACGAGATGTTTAAGCAAGTACTGGAATTGACGGAAGAATCAGAGTCGCTCAGTACGCTTCGCGTCATGGGGCAGATGAAAACCTTTGCCGAAGTGCTGAACTACGAAGGTAATAAGCTGGTGGAGCGGATGTCGGAACAAAGAGACATGTTCCGACAGAAACGCAAAGATGACAGATTGCGTATTGAGCTGCTGATCCAGGTGTTCACGGGTATAGGTGTCGTACTGGCATTAGCCCTCGGATACAGCTTGATCAATACTGTTTTCAAACGGCTGGCCAGTCTGATGCGCAACGCCGTCAATATCGGAATCGGACGCCCCCTGGAAGAGCCTCTGGGCGGCGCAGACGAGCTGGCGCAACTGGACGGAGTTATTCACCAGCTGTCTGAAGATCTTGCGTATCTTCGCGCCAACGAAAGAGCGTTGATTGACAACGCGGCAAACATTATCTGCTCCCTCGATAGAGGATTACGCATTACACAAATCAATCCAGCCGTTGAGAGAATTCTGGGTTACGGACCAGACGAACTGCCGGGCACCGCATTAAGTTTGATTGTCAACGAAGAAGACAGCAATGCCGTCTATGCCAGTCTCAAAGAATTAAG is a window from the Candidatus Melainabacteria bacterium genome containing:
- a CDS encoding PAS domain-containing sensor histidine kinase; translated protein: MQLPTIKLTHKVALLIVVPLASALLFVSLLMTNLNQAEQDIEAETHASEILIQVNQSIRDAMGACGGMLILRMYHEPKVLHDTTESIRKLREDSEKLTEFVDKYPNESEGIREFIRRLKMGDEMFKQVLELTEESESLSTLRVMGQMKTFAEVLNYEGNKLVERMSEQRDMFRQKRKDDRLRIELLIQVFTGIGVVLALALGYSLINTVFKRLASLMRNAVNIGIGRPLEEPLGGADELAQLDGVIHQLSEDLAYLRANERALIDNAANIICSLDRGLRITQINPAVERILGYGPDELPGTALSLIVNEEDSNAVYASLKELSESNQQAAFEAKILHKSGRYVEMDWVARWSQQDRSIFCVAHDITERKEAERLKQELFAMVSHDLRSPLTSVSMTLEMLDDGVLGTLNERGAKLAGSANASVKSLMILINDLLESERMAHLGMVLDYETADLDSLTRQAIDYVTPEANSKNIELKVQGTCPSVQGDSEKIRRVLVNLLNNAIKFSPKNASITTSLSRFDQGINGHDAIEVRVIDAGPGIPPDKQALVFEKFKQAGHRTDGEKKGSGLGLSICKAIIEAHGGMIGIKSDPGTPGSTFWFRIPVTPSTQSSKGDSVPAASSSI